The following are encoded together in the Streptomyces spinoverrucosus genome:
- a CDS encoding ABC transporter ATP-binding protein/permease, with translation MIVHPELRRATRHARRPLLAATLLQAAVTLTHLAQAVLLAVALADLARGDTNRLPLLLGAVLGVVAARAGLGNWQRRTATRAGARVRVALRDELLAHLGRLGPAHLTNARAGAVRTTLVDGVEGVDAYVSRYLPQLLITLTVPPLLLAALTAVEPAALLGLVPAVLLALVGPRAWDRLLARRGKEHWDTYEHLGADYLEALQGMPALRAAGAVGRTRQRLEKRSAALHRATVAKLRVSLVDTGITDLAIQGGTAAAALLACWSAVTGSTTATGTYLVLLLTSECFRPVRDLSREWHAGYLGVSAADGLTALRTADPAVPDTGTAPAHWPDPPELRFEHVEFSYDGADTPALRGVSFTAEAGRTTAIVGPSGAGKSTLLALLLRHHDAQGGRITLDGRDVRAYALDSLRQSIAVVSQETYLFHATIADNLRLARPDATDDELTRAARTAGIHDEIAALPDGYATVLGERGATLSGGQRQRLALARALLADTPVLVLDEATSAVDERREADIVGELPAAAGGRTVLVVAHRLAAVRHADRIVVLDGGRVDAVGEHTTLVEAGGVYAELVKAGHTYEEGLAA, from the coding sequence CCGTACTGCTGGCAGTCGCCCTCGCCGACCTGGCCCGCGGTGACACGAACCGGCTCCCGCTGCTCCTCGGCGCGGTGCTCGGCGTCGTCGCCGCACGCGCCGGGCTCGGCAACTGGCAGCGGCGCACCGCCACCCGCGCCGGGGCACGGGTCAGGGTGGCGCTGCGGGACGAACTCCTCGCCCACCTCGGACGGCTGGGACCCGCACACCTGACCAACGCCCGCGCCGGGGCTGTGCGCACCACTCTCGTCGACGGCGTGGAGGGCGTCGACGCCTACGTCTCCCGCTACCTGCCCCAGCTCCTGATCACCCTCACCGTGCCGCCCCTGCTGCTCGCGGCCCTGACCGCCGTCGAACCGGCCGCCCTCCTCGGCCTCGTCCCCGCTGTGCTCCTCGCCCTCGTCGGGCCGCGCGCCTGGGACCGGCTCCTCGCCCGGCGCGGCAAGGAGCACTGGGACACCTACGAGCACCTGGGCGCCGACTACCTGGAAGCCCTGCAGGGCATGCCCGCCCTGCGGGCCGCCGGCGCCGTCGGGCGCACCCGGCAGCGGCTGGAGAAGCGGTCGGCGGCGCTGCACCGGGCCACCGTCGCCAAGCTGCGCGTGTCCCTCGTCGACACCGGCATCACCGACCTCGCCATCCAGGGCGGCACCGCGGCCGCCGCGCTCCTCGCCTGCTGGTCGGCCGTCACCGGATCCACCACGGCGACCGGCACCTACCTGGTGCTGCTCCTCACCTCCGAGTGCTTCCGGCCCGTCCGCGACCTGTCCCGCGAATGGCACGCCGGGTACCTGGGCGTGTCGGCCGCGGACGGGCTCACGGCGCTGCGCACCGCCGACCCCGCCGTCCCCGACACGGGCACGGCACCGGCACACTGGCCGGACCCGCCCGAACTGCGCTTCGAGCACGTCGAGTTCAGCTACGACGGTGCCGACACGCCCGCGCTCCGCGGCGTCAGCTTCACCGCCGAGGCGGGCCGCACGACGGCGATCGTCGGCCCTTCCGGCGCCGGCAAGTCCACGCTTCTCGCCCTGCTCCTGCGCCACCACGACGCGCAGGGCGGCCGGATCACCCTCGACGGCCGCGACGTGAGGGCGTACGCGCTGGACTCGCTGCGCCAGAGCATCGCGGTCGTCTCCCAGGAGACGTACCTCTTCCACGCCACCATCGCCGACAACCTGCGCCTGGCCAGGCCGGACGCCACGGACGACGAGCTGACGCGCGCGGCACGCACCGCCGGCATCCACGACGAGATCGCCGCCCTCCCCGACGGCTACGCCACCGTCCTCGGCGAGCGGGGCGCCACCCTCTCCGGCGGTCAGCGGCAGCGGCTCGCCCTCGCGCGGGCCCTGCTGGCCGACACACCGGTGCTCGTTCTCGACGAGGCCACCAGCGCGGTCGACGAACGCCGTGAGGCGGACATCGTCGGTGAACTGCCGGCCGCCGCGGGCGGCCGGACCGTTCTGGTGGTCGCCCACCGGCTCGCCGCCGTCCGGCACGCCGACCGCATCGTCGTCCTCGACGGCGGACGGGTGGACGCCGTCGGCGAACACACCACCCTCGTCGAAGCGGGGGGCGTCTACGCGGAACTCGTCAAGGCGGGCCACACGTACGAAGAAGGGCTCGCCGCATGA